The proteins below come from a single Paracoccus sp. SCSIO 75233 genomic window:
- a CDS encoding DUF817 domain-containing protein: protein MSPDPSQAGATRRLERRLGDWARARLPGAVADLVMFTLKMGWSALFGGLLLIAILLSKTIWQADWALQRYDALFLFAISVQALLLILRMESWSEARVILLFHLTGTAMELFKTWAGSWEYPEAAIFRIAGVPLFSGFMYASVGSFIARAIRNFDMRYVPYPPFWQTVLLAVAIYVNFFAHHYLPDIRWLLFAGTVLVYGRTMIWFNTGRWYRMPMVLAAFMASLFLWIAENIGTSTGTWLYAGQTEAQMVSLAKIGSWYLLLYVSFVTVTIAAPGAIIGARRPDVGASPIAEPQKQG, encoded by the coding sequence GTGAGCCCAGATCCATCTCAGGCCGGCGCAACCCGCCGGCTTGAACGACGGCTCGGTGACTGGGCACGCGCCCGGCTGCCCGGTGCCGTTGCCGATCTGGTCATGTTCACGCTGAAAATGGGCTGGTCTGCCTTGTTCGGCGGGCTGCTGCTGATTGCAATCCTGCTCAGCAAGACCATCTGGCAGGCGGATTGGGCGCTGCAACGCTATGACGCGCTGTTTCTGTTTGCGATCTCCGTTCAGGCGCTGCTGCTGATCCTGCGCATGGAAAGCTGGTCGGAGGCCCGTGTCATCCTGCTGTTCCACCTGACCGGCACCGCAATGGAGCTGTTCAAGACCTGGGCCGGATCATGGGAATACCCCGAAGCGGCCATATTCCGCATTGCGGGCGTGCCGCTGTTTTCCGGCTTCATGTATGCCTCGGTCGGGTCTTTCATCGCGCGGGCCATTCGCAATTTCGACATGCGCTATGTCCCCTACCCGCCCTTCTGGCAGACTGTGCTGCTGGCGGTCGCGATCTATGTGAATTTCTTCGCCCATCACTATCTGCCCGACATTCGCTGGCTGCTGTTCGCAGGCACGGTGCTGGTCTATGGCCGCACGATGATCTGGTTCAATACCGGACGCTGGTACCGGATGCCGATGGTGCTGGCGGCGTTTATGGCCAGCCTGTTCCTGTGGATCGCCGAGAATATCGGCACAAGCACCGGCACCTGGCTTTATGCCGGGCAAACCGAGGCACAGATGGTCAGCCTCGCCAAGATCGGGTCATGGTATCTGCTGCTTTATGTCAGCTTCGTGACCGTGACCATCGCAGCCCCCGGTGCCATCATCGGCGCACGCCGCCCCGATGTCGGCGCGTCCCCCATTGCCGAGCCGCAGAAGCAGGGATAG
- a CDS encoding aminotransferase, protein MAQPQSWEQRAEEFSFYGFTDLPSVHQRGTVVVTHGEGPYIFDTNGKQYLDANSGLWNMVAGFDHKGLIKAAKAQYDRFPGYHAFFGRMSDQTVMLSEKLVEVSPFDRGKVFYTNSGSEANDTMVKMLWFLGGAEDKPQKRKILTRWNAYHGVTAVSASMTGKPYNEVFGLPLDGFIHLGSPHYWRFGEAGETEEQFTARLAKELEEVIAREGADSIAGFFAEPVIGAGGVIPPSKGYFQAIQPILKKHRIPLIADEVICGFGRTGNTWGSQTYDFVPDAIISSKNLTAGMFPMGAVILGPDLTDRLDAAVEAIEEFPHGFTASGHPVGSAIALKAIDVVMNEGLADNVKRLAPRMEAGLRDIMNRSDHIGELRGVGYMWALEACLDPATKTPFAGDLSVSERIANTCTDMGLICRPLGQSIVLCPPFILTENQMDEMFEKLEKALNKVFAEVA, encoded by the coding sequence ATGGCCCAACCGCAAAGCTGGGAACAACGCGCCGAGGAATTCAGCTTCTACGGCTTCACCGACCTGCCGAGCGTTCATCAACGCGGCACGGTCGTCGTCACCCACGGCGAGGGGCCGTATATCTTCGACACCAACGGCAAGCAGTATCTCGACGCCAATTCCGGGCTGTGGAACATGGTCGCCGGTTTCGACCATAAAGGGCTGATCAAGGCCGCGAAGGCGCAATATGACCGCTTCCCCGGCTATCACGCGTTTTTCGGGCGCATGTCGGATCAGACCGTAATGCTTTCAGAAAAGCTGGTCGAGGTTTCCCCCTTTGATCGGGGCAAGGTGTTCTACACGAACTCCGGCTCAGAAGCCAATGATACGATGGTGAAAATGCTGTGGTTCCTTGGCGGTGCCGAGGACAAGCCGCAGAAGCGCAAGATCCTGACCCGCTGGAATGCCTATCACGGGGTGACGGCGGTTTCGGCCTCGATGACCGGGAAACCTTATAATGAGGTGTTCGGCCTGCCGCTGGACGGATTCATCCATCTCGGCAGCCCGCATTACTGGCGTTTCGGCGAAGCGGGCGAGACCGAGGAGCAGTTCACGGCCCGGCTGGCAAAGGAGCTGGAAGAGGTGATTGCGCGCGAAGGTGCCGACAGCATCGCCGGGTTCTTCGCCGAACCTGTGATCGGCGCGGGCGGGGTGATCCCGCCGTCGAAGGGCTATTTCCAGGCCATCCAGCCGATCCTGAAGAAACACAGGATCCCGCTGATCGCGGACGAGGTAATCTGCGGCTTCGGGCGCACCGGCAACACCTGGGGCAGCCAGACCTATGATTTCGTGCCTGATGCGATCATCTCGTCCAAGAACCTCACGGCGGGAATGTTCCCGATGGGTGCTGTGATCCTCGGGCCGGACCTCACCGACCGGCTGGATGCCGCCGTCGAGGCAATCGAGGAATTTCCCCATGGCTTCACTGCGTCCGGCCATCCGGTCGGCTCCGCCATTGCGCTGAAAGCCATCGACGTGGTGATGAATGAAGGGCTGGCCGACAACGTCAAACGCCTTGCCCCGCGGATGGAGGCAGGTCTGCGCGATATCATGAACCGCTCCGACCATATCGGAGAGCTGCGCGGCGTGGGCTATATGTGGGCGCTGGAGGCCTGTCTGGACCCGGCGACGAAAACCCCGTTCGCGGGCGATCTGTCGGTGTCCGAGCGCATCGCCAATACCTGCACCGATATGGGGTTGATCTGCCGCCCGCTGGGTCAGTCCATTGTCCTCTGCCCGCCCTTCATTCTGACCGAAAATCAGATGGACGAGATGTTCGAGAAGCTGGAAAAGGCACTCAACAAGGTGTTCGCCGAAGTCGCATAG
- the glyA gene encoding serine hydroxymethyltransferase has translation MNRDQFFTETLSAADPEIDAAIGKELGRQRDEIELIASENIVSKAVLQAQGSVLTNKYAEGYPGKRYYGGCEYVDVVETLAIERAKQLFGAEFANVQPNSGSQMNQAVFLALLKPGDTFMGLDLNSGGHLTHGSPVNMSGKWFNVVSYGVRAQDNLLDMEDIRAKALEHKPKLILAGGTAYSRVWDWAEFRKIADEVGAWLMVDMAHIAGLVAGGAHPSPVPHAHVVTTTTHKSLRGPRGGIILTNDADIAKKVNSAVFPGLQGGPLMHVIAAKAVAFKEALDPSFKDYAAQVVKNAQAMADELMKGGIDIVSGGTDNHLCLADLRPKGVTGKAAEAALGRANVTCNKNGVPFDPEKPFVTSGIRLGAPAGTTRGFKEGEFRQIARWIVEVVDGLAANGEDGNAEIESRVKTEVQALCARYPLYEGM, from the coding sequence ATGAACCGCGATCAATTCTTTACCGAGACCCTCTCTGCCGCCGACCCGGAAATCGACGCCGCCATCGGCAAGGAGCTTGGCCGTCAGCGCGATGAAATCGAACTGATCGCGTCGGAAAATATCGTCAGCAAGGCTGTTCTTCAGGCACAAGGCTCGGTTCTGACGAATAAATATGCGGAAGGCTATCCGGGCAAGCGCTACTATGGCGGCTGCGAATATGTCGACGTCGTCGAAACCCTTGCAATTGAACGCGCAAAGCAGCTTTTCGGCGCTGAGTTCGCCAATGTGCAGCCCAACTCCGGCAGCCAGATGAACCAGGCTGTGTTTCTGGCGCTGCTGAAACCGGGCGATACCTTCATGGGGCTGGACCTGAATTCCGGCGGTCACCTGACGCACGGCTCGCCGGTGAATATGTCGGGCAAGTGGTTTAACGTGGTCAGCTATGGCGTCCGCGCGCAGGACAATCTGCTGGATATGGAAGACATCCGGGCCAAGGCGCTTGAGCATAAGCCGAAGCTGATCCTTGCCGGTGGCACGGCTTACAGCCGGGTCTGGGACTGGGCCGAATTCCGCAAGATCGCGGACGAAGTCGGCGCATGGCTGATGGTCGACATGGCCCATATCGCCGGTCTCGTGGCTGGCGGCGCGCATCCCTCGCCGGTGCCGCATGCCCATGTGGTGACCACGACCACGCATAAATCCCTGCGCGGCCCCCGTGGCGGGATCATCCTGACCAATGACGCGGATATCGCGAAGAAGGTGAATTCCGCCGTGTTCCCCGGCCTTCAGGGTGGCCCGCTGATGCATGTGATCGCGGCGAAGGCGGTCGCGTTCAAGGAGGCGCTCGATCCGTCCTTCAAGGACTATGCCGCGCAGGTGGTGAAGAACGCGCAGGCCATGGCCGATGAACTGATGAAAGGCGGCATCGACATCGTTTCCGGCGGGACCGACAACCATCTGTGCCTCGCCGATCTGCGGCCCAAGGGCGTGACCGGCAAGGCTGCGGAAGCCGCTCTCGGGCGCGCCAACGTCACCTGCAACAAGAACGGCGTGCCGTTCGACCCGGAAAAACCCTTCGTCACCTCCGGCATCCGCCTTGGCGCGCCCGCAGGCACCACGCGCGGCTTCAAGGAAGGAGAATTCCGCCAGATCGCCCGCTGGATTGTCGAGGTCGTCGACGGGCTCGCCGCCAATGGCGAGGACGGGAATGCGGAGATCGAAAGCCGCGTCAAGACCGAGGTTCAGGCGCTCTGCGCCCGCTATCCGCTTTACGAGGGTATGTGA
- a CDS encoding NAD kinase — translation MKMHFIASETETAQKALADLTGSYGQTPWREADVVVALGGDGLMLSVMHENRGLPVYGMNRGTIGFLMNDFSADDLPERIAQAEETVTNPLAMTATTADGRDYTALAINEVSLLRAGPQAAKLRISVNGRVRLDELICDGALLCTPAGSTAYNYSANGPILPVGSDVLALTAIAAFRPRRWRGAILPKSAVVRFDVLEADKRPVMADADSRGVDSVRAVEIRSEPAINHRLLFDPGHGLEERLTREQFV, via the coding sequence ATGAAGATGCATTTCATCGCCAGCGAGACCGAAACCGCCCAGAAGGCTTTGGCTGATCTGACCGGATCATACGGCCAGACGCCGTGGCGTGAGGCGGATGTGGTCGTGGCGCTCGGCGGTGACGGGCTGATGCTGAGCGTCATGCACGAGAATCGCGGCCTGCCGGTTTACGGGATGAATCGCGGCACGATCGGCTTTCTGATGAATGATTTTTCCGCCGATGACCTGCCCGAACGCATCGCGCAGGCGGAGGAGACCGTGACCAACCCGCTGGCGATGACCGCGACCACGGCGGATGGCCGCGACTATACGGCGCTCGCGATTAACGAGGTCAGCCTGCTGCGCGCCGGTCCGCAGGCGGCAAAGCTGCGTATCTCCGTGAACGGGCGGGTGCGGCTGGATGAGCTGATCTGCGACGGTGCCTTGCTATGTACGCCTGCGGGGTCGACGGCTTACAACTACAGCGCGAACGGACCGATCCTGCCAGTCGGCTCCGATGTGCTGGCGCTGACCGCGATCGCGGCATTCAGGCCGCGTCGCTGGCGTGGGGCGATCCTGCCGAAATCGGCTGTGGTCCGCTTCGACGTGCTGGAGGCGGATAAGCGCCCGGTGATGGCGGACGCGGATTCGCGCGGTGTCGATTCCGTTCGTGCCGTGGAGATCAGATCGGAGCCGGCGATAAATCACAGGCTGCTGTTCGATCCCGGTCACGGGCTGGAAGAGCGGCTGACCCGCGAACAATTCGTCTGA
- a CDS encoding ComEC/Rec2 family competence protein, with product MATVSKRGGLVEHAGLMPWAPVWMSLGIGLWFALPVQPGLLSNALAAIPAIMGGSLWFFRKPVAAERARLLGFALLFLSAGFLLTSMRAGYVDGPVLRFRYYGPIEGRVIKIDRSARDRIRITLDQPRLTRIPPERIPRKLRVSLPAGVTAKPPPGTRVMLTGHLGPPPGPAEPGGFDFRRAAWFQGLGAIGYARTPVLIVEPAQDGGAMRLHRLRMSISAEIQRRIGGQAGAVAAALMTGDRSGIAEATNRMMRDANLYHIISISGLHMGMLAGFVFAALRIVIVGFQAITRRALTLPAHRLAAFGAILAAAAYLWLSGGGVATERAFLMVTVMLGAVICGRRALSLRTVALAATIILALAPEALLTPGFQMSFAATVALILIYPPWQRWGRVLPWFLRPVLMLLVTSLVAGAATAPIAAAHFSRLAHYGVLANLLVIPVTGTLIMPMGAVAAVLAPVGLADPALLVMRLGTQWMLLVGEWVASLDGAVSNVVQPGRWVLPLIGFGAVVSVLSRKDRPAWRNLRWLPGMALIGFGFLSWQQALRPALLISREGDAVGLVTEQGRAVSKPKGGAFAVQKWLEKDGDSASQVEAASRTAWHGPAKQRAASFGEAQVIHLTGKGAEMAARELCRPAHIIVSNQPLPPLQGGCEVFDATRLRRSGAISLRFDNGLLRVDSVAQRTGRRPWAHDR from the coding sequence ATGGCGACCGTCAGCAAGCGTGGCGGCCTTGTGGAACATGCCGGGTTGATGCCCTGGGCTCCGGTCTGGATGTCGCTCGGAATCGGGCTCTGGTTCGCGTTGCCGGTGCAGCCGGGGCTGCTGTCGAACGCCTTGGCGGCAATACCCGCGATCATGGGCGGATCGCTATGGTTTTTCCGTAAGCCGGTCGCCGCTGAGCGGGCGAGGCTTCTTGGCTTCGCGCTCCTGTTTCTGTCTGCGGGTTTTCTGCTGACCAGCATGCGCGCGGGCTATGTCGATGGTCCGGTGCTGAGGTTTCGCTATTACGGCCCGATAGAGGGGCGCGTGATCAAGATTGACCGTTCCGCCCGCGACCGGATCAGGATCACGCTCGACCAACCCCGGCTGACCCGCATCCCCCCGGAGCGGATACCGCGCAAGCTGCGGGTGTCCTTGCCTGCGGGTGTGACCGCCAAGCCGCCGCCGGGAACGCGGGTTATGCTGACCGGCCATCTTGGCCCGCCACCCGGACCGGCGGAGCCGGGCGGGTTCGATTTCCGCCGTGCGGCGTGGTTTCAGGGACTTGGCGCGATTGGTTACGCACGTACGCCGGTTTTGATTGTCGAACCGGCGCAGGACGGCGGGGCAATGCGCCTGCATCGGCTGCGGATGAGCATTTCGGCGGAGATCCAGCGGCGCATCGGCGGACAGGCGGGCGCAGTGGCCGCCGCGCTGATGACGGGGGATCGCAGCGGCATTGCCGAGGCGACGAACCGGATGATGCGGGACGCCAATCTCTATCACATCATTTCAATTTCCGGGCTGCATATGGGCATGTTGGCCGGGTTCGTGTTTGCCGCCTTGCGAATCGTGATCGTCGGGTTTCAGGCGATAACGCGCCGGGCTTTGACGCTGCCAGCACATCGGCTGGCGGCGTTCGGGGCGATCCTGGCGGCGGCTGCCTATCTTTGGCTATCCGGCGGCGGCGTGGCGACTGAACGTGCTTTTCTGATGGTGACGGTGATGCTCGGCGCGGTCATTTGCGGGCGGCGTGCATTGTCATTGCGCACGGTCGCGCTGGCGGCGACGATCATTCTCGCACTCGCGCCGGAGGCATTGCTGACGCCGGGCTTCCAGATGAGCTTTGCTGCAACGGTTGCCCTGATCCTGATCTACCCGCCGTGGCAAAGATGGGGCAGGGTGCTGCCGTGGTTTCTGCGGCCAGTCCTGATGCTGCTTGTGACCTCGCTGGTGGCAGGTGCAGCGACCGCGCCGATAGCGGCGGCGCATTTCAGCCGTCTGGCGCATTACGGCGTTCTGGCCAATCTGTTGGTTATTCCGGTGACGGGAACGCTGATCATGCCGATGGGTGCGGTTGCGGCGGTTCTGGCACCGGTCGGACTGGCAGATCCGGCACTGTTGGTCATGAGGCTTGGTACGCAGTGGATGCTGCTGGTCGGTGAATGGGTCGCGTCGCTGGATGGCGCGGTCAGCAATGTCGTGCAGCCGGGCCGCTGGGTTCTGCCCCTGATCGGCTTCGGCGCCGTCGTTTCCGTGTTGAGCCGCAAGGATCGGCCGGCATGGCGAAACCTGCGCTGGCTCCCGGGCATGGCGCTTATCGGGTTCGGTTTTCTGTCCTGGCAGCAGGCATTGCGGCCCGCGCTGCTGATCTCCCGTGAGGGGGATGCCGTCGGTCTTGTGACGGAGCAGGGCAGAGCGGTCTCCAAGCCGAAAGGCGGCGCATTTGCCGTGCAGAAATGGCTGGAGAAGGATGGTGACAGCGCCTCTCAGGTGGAGGCCGCGTCCCGAACGGCATGGCACGGACCCGCGAAGCAGCGGGCTGCGTCATTCGGTGAGGCTCAGGTGATCCATCTGACCGGGAAGGGGGCGGAGATGGCAGCGCGTGAACTCTGCCGGCCCGCTCACATCATTGTTTCAAACCAGCCGCTTCCGCCTCTGCAAGGCGGGTGCGAGGTTTTCGATGCCACCCGACTGCGCCGCAGCGGGGCCATTTCCTTGCGTTTCGACAATGGCCTGCTGCGTGTGGACAGCGTCGCGCAGCGGACGGGCAGGAGGCCGTGGGCGCATGACCGCTGA